One genomic region from Zalophus californianus isolate mZalCal1 chromosome 14, mZalCal1.pri.v2, whole genome shotgun sequence encodes:
- the ZBTB7C gene encoding zinc finger and BTB domain-containing protein 7C — protein sequence MANGVDELIGIPFPNHSSEVLCSLNEQRHDGLLCDVLLVVQEQEYRTHRSVLAACSKYFKKLFTAGALASPPYVYEIDFVQPEALAAILDFAYTSTLTITASNVKHILNAARMLEIPCIVNVCLEIMEPGGAGGGQHDKEDDDEDEEDEDDDDDEDDDEDDDEDDDEDDAEDFADQENLPDPQDIDCRQSPSETDRLPEQAYADPPGAFPDSFPAGGPGPLGVIRDFSIESLLRENLYPEASLADRRPSLSPFAPDFFPHLWPADFGAFARLPEQPTDSGPLDLVVKNRKIKEEEKEELPPPPPPPFPGDFFKDMFPDLPGGPLGPIKAESDYGAYLNFLSATHLGGLFPPWPLVEERKLKPKASQQCPICHKVIMGAGKLPRHMRTHTGEKPYMCNICEVRFTRQDKLKIHMRKHTGERPYLCIHCNAKFVHNYDLKNHMRIHTGVRPYQCEFCYKSFTRSDHLHRHIKRQSCRMARPRRGRKPAAWRAASLLFGPGGPAPEKAAFVMPPALGEVGGHLGGAAVCLPGPSPAKHFLAAPKGALSLQELERQFEETQMKLFGRAQLEAERNAGGLLAFALAENVAAARPYFPLPDPWAAGLAGLPGLAGLNHVASMSEANN from the exons ATGGCCAATGGCGTCGACGAGCTCATCGGCATCCCCTTCCCCAACCACAGCAGTGAGGTCCTGTGCAGCCTGAACGAGCAGCGGCACGACGGCCTGCTCTGCGACGTGCTCCTGGTGGTGCAGGAGCAGGAATACCGCACGCACCGCTCGGTCCTGGCGGCCTGCAGCAAGTACTTCAAGAAGCTGTTCACGGCCGGCGCCCTGGCCAGCCCGCCGTACGTCTATGAGATCGACTTCGTCCAGCCCGAGGCGCTGGCCGCCATCCTGGACTTCGCCTACACCTCCACGCTCACCATCACCGCCTCCAACGTCAAGCACATCCTCAACGCCGCCAGGATGCTGGAGATCCCGTGCATCGTGAACGTGTGTCTGGAGATCATGGAGCCcggcggggccggcggggggcAGCACGACAAGGAGGACGACGACGAGGACGAGGAGGACgaggacgacgacgacgacgaggaCGACGACGAGGACGACGACGAGGACGACGACGAGGACGACGCGGAGGACTTCGCCGACCAAGAAAACCTGCCCGACCCCCAGGACATCGACTGCCGCCAGAGCCCTTCCGAGACGGACCGCCTCCCGGAGCAGGCCTACGCGGACCCGCCCGGGGCCTTCCCCGACTCCTTCCCGGCCGGCGGCCCCGGGCCTCTGGGCGTGATCCGGGACTTCTCCATCGAATCTCTGCTGAGGGAGAACCTGTACCCCGAGGCCAGCCTGGCCGACAGGAGGCCTTCCTTGTCTCCGTTCGCCCCTGACTTCTTCCCGCACCTCTGGCCGGCGGACTTCGGCGCCTTCGCCCGGCTGCCCGAGCAGCCCACGGACAGCGGGCCGCTAGACCTGGTCGTCAAGAACCGGAAGAttaaggaggaggagaaggaggagctgcccccgcccccgccgccccccttCCCTGGCGACTTCTTCAAGGACATGTTCCCCGACCTTCCTGGGGGGCCGCTGGGCCCCATCAAGGCGGAGAGTGACTACGGTGCCTATCTCAACTTCCTGAGTGCCACCCACCTGGGGGGCCTCTTCCCGCCCTGGCCGCTGGTGGAGGAGCGCAAGCTGAAACCCAAGGCCTCCCAGCAGTGCCCCATCTGCCACAAAGTCATCATGGGGGCCGGGAAGCTGCCTCGGCACATGAGGACCCACACCGGGGAGAAGCCATACATGTGTAATATCTGTGAGGTCCGCTTCACCAG GCAGGACAAGCTGAAGATCCACATGCGGAAGCACACGGGGGAGCGGCCCTACCTGTGCATCCACTGCAACGCCAAGTTCGTGCACAACTACGACCTCAAGAACCACATGCGCATCCACACGGGCGTGCGGCCCTACCAGTGCGAGTTCTGCTACAAGAGCTTCACGCGGTCCGACCACCTGCACCGCCACATCAAACGCCAGAGCTGCCGCATGGCCCGGCCCCGGCGCGGCCGCAAGCCCGCTGCCTGGAGGGCCGCCAGCCTGCTCTTCGGGCCCGGCGGCCCGGCGCCCGAGAAGGCAGCCTTCGTGATGCCGCCCGCGCTGGGCGAGGTGGGCGGCCACCTGGGCGGGGCGGCCGTGTGCCTCCCGGGCCCCAGCCCCGCCAAGCACTTCCTGGCGGCGCCCAAGGGCGCGCTGAGCCTGCAGGAGCTCGAGCGGCAGTTCGAGGAGACGCAGATGAAGCTGTTCGGGCGCGCGCAGCTGGAGGCCGAGAGGAACGCGGGGGGCCTGTTGGCCTTCGCGCTGGCAGAGAACGTGGCGGCCGCGCGGCCCTACTTCCCGCTGCCCGACCCGTGGGCCGCGGGCCTGGCGGGCCTCCCGGGGCTCGCCGGCCTCAACCACGTGGCCTCCATGTCTGAAGCCAACAACTAG